One stretch of Leadbetterella byssophila DSM 17132 DNA includes these proteins:
- a CDS encoding DUF5362 family protein: MNELTLNSAAKQYLRDSIKWGKFLAIVGLVITGFIVLGAIFAGTILSVLAERSTEWESIPSAAITFIYLCMAAVYFFPCWFQLKSSQKLQVALDQNNEEELAEGLKYMKYNYQIFGIMTAVVLAFYVLVIIFAIIGGGIAAAL; this comes from the coding sequence ATGAACGAACTAACACTAAACTCTGCCGCAAAACAATATCTAAGAGATTCCATCAAATGGGGGAAATTCCTTGCCATTGTAGGGCTTGTCATCACTGGTTTTATCGTTTTAGGAGCCATCTTTGCGGGTACTATCTTAAGCGTCCTTGCAGAAAGATCCACTGAATGGGAAAGTATTCCTTCGGCAGCCATAACCTTTATCTACTTATGCATGGCTGCAGTCTATTTTTTCCCATGCTGGTTCCAATTAAAATCCTCTCAGAAACTGCAAGTTGCCCTAGATCAAAACAACGAGGAGGAGTTAGCGGAGGGATTAAAATACATGAAATATAATTACCAAATCTTTGGGATCATGACTGCCGTGGTTCTGGCTTTCTATGTATTGGTGATCATCTTTGCCATCATCGGTGGAGGTATAGCTGCTGCACTATGA